Proteins encoded together in one Lathamus discolor isolate bLatDis1 chromosome 3, bLatDis1.hap1, whole genome shotgun sequence window:
- the CFAP221 gene encoding cilia- and flagella-associated protein 221, with protein MNVVRSASTEITTAEKSFKEMPSILLDSLVEEPKKRHAVPHHLLETKIYLECHRSKIVQAEPAVLHYGGYEVGKHHQQILKLINTSVDVINLHIIPPQTKYFQIKYNKTVSYRLVPGLSYVVTVDFCPDEWRYYYDCIRIHCQGDDTLVVPVHAYPAMNVVEFPSFINLSDVPVGQSKEYVIPLQCSCPIDFEFHVDLIQPHRAFTVQPTYGIIPGNGKVELTVKYSPVGYGTAQMTMQLQISQFKSKPYVCVFTGTSTPHLGLTKEHFDKLQSHPEKKAASSGKFVMWRRNQFSRPRARPIQKVKEIEYQNLRFPTDLSNPYAVATVLNQEPGKLRIKDLKEVLSQGCEGIKTRQMKETLFQLKVKQNIQEEEASHLKWQVRKGQDPISVEFKEQIIENRQREEQQYKIQRGDPIVEQEFQRNEVKVSFRRVIRPVDQYPGVHPTFDLLHNDPWENRNRMFRKFQQAAYRIVVQNRLNHLLLLFRGLSREARDLEEGFVYESRSFSKPEKSEECKGFSSNITEDRILPFEFPFYSSYELQQDLAPDALGLVPIESVDVKVRHVIPFYDLKVPQHFSIMKYQPFCTHYAATSYKPQKLSRPLRQGAQDELIQVIASPEGHLDLVSQKADFHKPSPEEVAERDISLLKLVPPQALVHPTESIPLRIFNPAPGLVPVLIPLAYSETNIEYHLCPHPKYTFTKECPKGSSIPVTQKKFLHHKDVISGVMEWKRFFPVVYSTFSNTPTWTSTTPRDPYSSDMLPRDVPPMLCDLPERDKENIIDQETDENEFKITLTPEMVKAEFPQIGQTLSEESKEKSAKEERDLQKHPDGHFQLQHSKLREKVQKHVEEMKLKALNKTLVLE; from the exons ATGAATGTAGTTCGATCAGCCTCGACAGAAATCACGACTGCTGAAAAATCCTTCAAGGAAATGCCCAGTATCCTTCTGGACAGCCTAGTGGAGGAACCTAAAAAAAGACATGCTGTTCCCCATCACCTGCTGGAAACAA AAATTTATTTGGAATGTCACAGGAGCAAAATCGTACAGGCTGAGCCTGCTGTGTTACACTATGGAGGGTATGAAGTTGGAAAACATCACCAACAGATACTT AAGCTAATAAATACTTCTGTTGATGTAATAAACCTTCACATAATACCACCACAGACAAAGTATTTTCAGATCAAATACAACAAAACAGTAAGT TACCGGCTTGTCCCTGGCTTGTCATATGTGGTTACTGTTGATTTTTGTCCTGATGAGTGGCGGTACTACTATGACTGCATCAGAATTCACTGTCAG ggAGATGATACATTAGTTGTTCCTGTGCATGCTTACCCTGCTATGAATGTTGTAGAATTTCCATCATTTATAAATCTGTCTGATGTACCAGTTGGTCAGAG tAAAGAGTATGTTATCCCATTGCAGTGCAGCTGTCCAATAGATTTTGAATTCCACGTTGATTTAATTCAGCCTCACAGAGCCTTCACTGTCCAGCCAACATATG GAATCATTCCAGGCAATGGGAAAGTGGAATTAACTGTGAAATATTCCCCAGTTGGATATGGAACAGCACAAATGACAATGCAGTTACAGATTTCACAGTTTAAGTCAAAACCCTATGTATGTGTATTCACAGGAACATCAACACCACATCTGGGTCTAAC aaaagaacattttgacAAACTACAGAGTCACCCAGAGAAAAAAGCTGCGTCTTCAGGAAAATTTGTGATGTGGAGAAGAAACCAATTCAGTCGACCACGAGCAAGGCCTATTCAAAAAGTAAAG GAAATTGAATACCAGAACCTCAGATTCCCCACAGACTTGTCAAATCCATATGCTGTAGCTACTGTTTTGAATCAGGAACCAGGCAAATTGAGGATTAAAGACTTGAAAGA GGTCCTTTCCCAAGGCTGTGAAGGAATAAAAACAAGACAGATGAAGGAAACTCTATTTCAACTAAAAGTTAAACAAAATATTCAGGAAGAGGAAGCAAGTCATCTGAAGTG GCAAGTTCGTAAAGGCCAAGATCCAATCTCTGTAGAATTTAAAGAACAGATTATCGAAAACCGACAGAGGGAAGAACAACAATACAAG ATCCAGAGAGGAGATCCTATCGTAGAACAGGAATTTCAAAGGAATGAAGTAAAAGTTTCTTTCAGACGTGTTATCCGGCCTGTTGACCAG TATCCAGGTGTCCATCCCACATTTGACCTGCTCCATAATGACCCTTGGGAGAACAGAAACAGGATGTTCAGGAAATTCCAACAGGCAGCATACAGG ATTGTTGTGCAGAATCGGCTAAATCATTTACTGCTTCTGTTCCGTGGGCTAAGCAGAGAAGCCAGAGACTTGGAGGAAGGCTTTGTGTATG AAAGCAGGAGTTTCAGCAAACCAGAGAAGAGTGAAGAATGTAAGGGCTTTTCTTCCAACATAACTGAAGATCGTATATTGCCTTTTGAATTTCCCTTTTACAGTTCCTATGAGTTGCAGCAAGATTTG GCACCTGATGCTCTTGGCCTAGTTCCTATTGAATCTGTAGATGTGAAAGTGAGACATGTTATTCCTTTTTACGACTTGAAG GTTCCTCAGCATTTCAGCATTATGAAGTATCAGCCATTCTGTACACACTATGCAGCCACAAGCTACAAACCTCAAAAACTTTCCCGACCACTGAGGCAGGGAGCCCAG GATGAGTTGATTCAAGTAATTGCTTCTCCTGAGGGGCACCTTGACCTGGTCTCCCAGAAGGCAGATTTTCACAAACCATCCCCAGAAGAAGTGGCAGAAAGGGATATCAGCCTCTTAAAACTGGTTCCTCCCCAAGCTTTAGTCCACCCTACAGAGAGCATCCCACTTCGTATTTTT aATCCTGCTCCAGGATTAGTTCCAGTTTTAATTCCTTTGGCCTATTCTGAAACAAATATTGAATATCATCTTTGTCCTCATCCAAAATACACCTTTACCAAGGAATGTCCCAAAGGATCTAGTATTCCAGTCACACAAAAGAAATTTTTACATCACAAG GATGTGATTTCTGGAGTAATGGAATGGAAAAGATTCTTTCCAGTGGTTTATTCTACTTTTTCTAACACTCCCACATGGACAAGTACAACACCTAG GGATCCTTACAGTTCAGATATGCTTCCAAGAGATGTACCACCAATGCTATGTGACTTACCAGAGAGAGACAAGGAGAATATAATCGACCA GGAGACAGATGAAAATGAGTTCAAAATTACTCTTACTCCAGAGATGGTAAAAGCTGAATTTCCACAAATTGGGCAGACACtctcagaagaaagcaaagagaaatcagcaaaagaagaaag AGACCTGCAAAAGCATCCAGATGGACATTTTCAACTCCAACACAGTAAGCTCAGAGAGAAGGTTCAAAAACATGTGGAGGAAATGAAGCTGAAAGCACTTAATAAAACCCTTGTTCTGGAATAA